The following coding sequences are from one Halomonas sp. HAL1 window:
- a CDS encoding FAD-dependent monooxygenase, with the protein MQYFLDGYRSGDPRIQPAAEGRSDPQGPLPEEVDVLIVGTGPAGLLLASQLSAFPDIVTRVVEKSDGALEVGRADGIACRTVEMFEAFGLAEKLTTEAYWINETHFWGPALGNKSRITRLGRVQDVRDGLSEFPHVIVNQARLLDFLLEYMHNSSSRLRVDYSHETLNVEVPMDPHERVMVTLSTPKGEKTVRAQYVVGCDGAHSVVRESIGRFPQGHGVDKAWGVMDVLAVTDFPDIRFKCTIQSAESGNILLIPREGGYMVRLYVDMGNIAPDVWLTEEEVLDKAQAVLSPYTFEVKETAWFSVYRVGHRVTDKFDDVDDDQKGSRTPRVFIAGDACHTHSAKAGQGMNVSMQDTFNLGWKLISVLKERSPASLLHTYNDERHVIAENLIEMDTRWSCAIGAAQDSDDPEAAMKGLAEVQRQFVTNSEFTAGFATHYTPGLLTGGDSHLHLATGFPPGRRFHSAEVIRLGDAKQVHLGHVHRADGRWRLYAFADMVDPRSPGSRFNTLMDYLASDASVIRRFTPKGADLDAIFDVHGIIQQSHLEVDWADMHSLLKPNKGLYGLQDYQKSHAPVLDSDCDIFDLRGIDRGAGALVVVRPDQYVSLVLPLDSFEELNQFFARFMVEPV; encoded by the coding sequence ATGCAGTACTTCCTCGATGGTTACCGCAGTGGCGACCCGCGGATCCAGCCCGCGGCTGAAGGGCGAAGTGACCCGCAGGGTCCGCTGCCGGAGGAGGTGGACGTGCTCATCGTCGGCACCGGTCCGGCGGGGCTTCTGCTGGCGTCGCAGCTCTCGGCTTTTCCTGATATCGTCACCCGCGTGGTGGAGAAGTCCGATGGGGCCCTGGAGGTGGGGCGCGCCGACGGCATTGCCTGTCGTACCGTGGAGATGTTTGAGGCCTTCGGCCTGGCCGAGAAGCTGACCACCGAGGCCTACTGGATCAACGAGACCCACTTCTGGGGTCCCGCTCTCGGTAACAAATCTCGTATCACCCGCCTTGGGCGTGTGCAAGACGTACGCGATGGTCTCTCCGAATTCCCCCATGTAATCGTCAACCAGGCCCGCCTGCTCGATTTTCTTCTAGAGTACATGCACAATTCCTCAAGTCGCCTTCGGGTCGACTATAGCCATGAGACGCTTAACGTGGAGGTGCCTATGGACCCCCATGAGCGAGTCATGGTGACCCTAAGCACCCCCAAGGGTGAAAAGACTGTTCGTGCCCAGTACGTGGTCGGCTGCGATGGTGCTCACAGCGTGGTGCGTGAATCTATCGGACGCTTTCCACAGGGGCACGGTGTGGACAAAGCTTGGGGCGTGATGGACGTCCTGGCGGTAACCGACTTTCCGGACATTCGCTTCAAGTGCACCATTCAGTCCGCCGAGTCGGGCAACATCCTGCTGATCCCCCGAGAGGGCGGCTATATGGTTCGGCTCTATGTTGACATGGGGAACATTGCCCCGGACGTCTGGTTGACCGAGGAGGAGGTGCTGGATAAAGCTCAAGCTGTGCTGTCGCCCTATACCTTCGAGGTGAAGGAGACCGCCTGGTTCTCCGTCTACCGCGTAGGCCACCGGGTCACCGATAAGTTTGACGATGTCGACGACGATCAAAAGGGGAGCCGCACACCGCGGGTTTTCATAGCCGGTGACGCTTGCCACACCCACAGCGCCAAGGCCGGCCAAGGCATGAACGTGTCGATGCAGGATACCTTCAATCTCGGCTGGAAGCTGATTTCGGTCCTCAAGGAGCGCAGCCCGGCGAGCCTACTGCACACCTACAACGACGAGCGCCACGTCATCGCCGAGAACCTGATCGAGATGGATACCCGCTGGTCGTGTGCGATTGGTGCCGCTCAGGACTCTGACGATCCCGAGGCTGCGATGAAGGGGCTGGCCGAGGTACAGCGCCAGTTCGTCACTAACAGCGAGTTCACCGCGGGTTTTGCCACTCACTACACGCCGGGGCTGCTCACTGGTGGCGATAGCCACCTGCACTTGGCCACAGGATTCCCACCGGGACGACGCTTCCACTCGGCCGAGGTGATCCGGCTCGGCGATGCCAAGCAGGTCCACCTGGGCCACGTGCATCGTGCTGACGGTCGCTGGCGCCTTTACGCCTTCGCCGACATGGTTGACCCGCGCAGCCCAGGCTCCCGGTTCAACACGCTGATGGACTACCTGGCCAGCGATGCCTCGGTGATCCGCCGCTTCACGCCGAAAGGGGCCGATCTGGACGCGATCTTCGACGTTCACGGTATCATCCAGCAGTCTCATCTCGAGGTGGACTGGGCCGACATGCACTCGCTGCTCAAACCGAACAAGGGCCTCTACGGGCTCCAGGACTACCAGAAGTCTCACGCGCCGGTTCTGGACTCAGACTGCGACATCTTCGACCTGCGCGGGATCGACCGTGGTGCAGGCGCCCTGGTGGTGGTGCGCCCGGACCAATACGTCTCTCTGGTGCTGCCGCTGGATAGCTTCGAAGAGCTCAATCAGTTCTTCGCTCGCTTCATGGTAGAGCCTGTCTGA
- a CDS encoding ABC transporter substrate-binding protein, protein MIKNNKVKIGFSVALSSLLFSGYVVAADPLKIGIPTAESGAYADLGEQVKRAVNFAVEQANESGGIDGRKVEVSFLDTQGKAAEARRQSERLINSGYNILLGGIASGEALAVAPLLNRWDAMYISTIQKADQITGENCDSRLFRVNHATASDIVVVNRWIEKRDESSWALVASDTAWGRNNADSFKAALPKFGKDVVSEDYVGLGTNDMAPYIQKAIQSGAEGVWVVLAGRDAVNFINQASSLGLQENSTLAGVSFATDSTINAVGDIAEGVFGIINYGSTLDTDENNNFVKEWAEVYQDSVPTNFEGETYAGMQVLFQAVENSGSVEPSDISAAMSGGDFNTIFGDVLIRSEDHQLVKPNYFGVVGYDNDVLKPIINMTLDSETATPIVGGCNL, encoded by the coding sequence ATGATTAAAAATAATAAAGTAAAAATTGGTTTTAGTGTGGCTTTGAGCTCTTTACTCTTCAGTGGCTATGTTGTAGCTGCTGATCCACTAAAGATTGGCATCCCTACGGCTGAGTCTGGAGCATATGCTGACCTAGGTGAGCAGGTTAAGCGAGCAGTTAATTTTGCTGTTGAGCAAGCAAATGAGAGTGGAGGTATTGATGGTCGAAAAGTCGAAGTTAGCTTTTTGGATACTCAAGGTAAAGCTGCTGAAGCGAGGAGGCAGTCTGAGAGGCTGATCAATTCAGGGTATAACATTCTCCTTGGGGGGATCGCCTCAGGAGAAGCCTTAGCAGTTGCTCCACTATTAAATCGCTGGGATGCCATGTACATCTCTACAATTCAAAAAGCTGATCAAATTACAGGAGAAAACTGTGATAGTCGCCTTTTTCGGGTCAATCATGCAACGGCATCAGATATTGTAGTTGTGAATCGCTGGATTGAAAAAAGAGACGAAAGCAGTTGGGCTTTGGTTGCATCGGATACTGCCTGGGGAAGGAATAATGCTGATAGCTTTAAAGCTGCCCTTCCTAAGTTTGGAAAAGATGTAGTCAGTGAAGATTATGTTGGGTTGGGTACTAATGATATGGCCCCATATATCCAGAAAGCAATTCAAAGTGGAGCTGAAGGCGTGTGGGTCGTATTAGCAGGCCGAGATGCTGTGAACTTTATTAACCAAGCTTCCTCTCTTGGGTTGCAGGAGAACTCAACATTGGCTGGTGTTTCATTTGCAACTGACAGCACAATCAACGCGGTTGGTGATATCGCAGAAGGTGTTTTTGGTATTATTAATTACGGCTCAACTCTTGATACTGATGAAAATAATAACTTTGTTAAAGAGTGGGCGGAGGTATATCAAGACTCTGTGCCTACAAACTTTGAAGGGGAAACATACGCGGGAATGCAGGTGCTTTTCCAAGCCGTCGAGAATAGCGGAAGTGTAGAGCCTAGTGATATCTCTGCTGCTATGAGCGGGGGCGATTTCAACACTATTTTTGGTGATGTACTTATTCGAAGTGAAGATCATCAACTTGTTAAGCCAAATTACTTTGGTGTTGTTGGCTATGATAATGATGTGTTGAAGCCGATCATTAATATGACATTAGATTCGGAGACTGCAACACCTATTGTAGGTGGCTGTAACCTTTAA
- a CDS encoding SDR family NAD(P)-dependent oxidoreductase, protein MTKENTLLDNSNVAVVTGGASGIGRSIVIMLAHLGYKVYSLDLHVSEELSVERKVVQIRTNVTKKEDLNNVCETIRYQNETISAIVNCAGILEVPMEPQDIEFSDWDKVISVDLSSVFYVCNSFKPLLASDSSCIVNIASIAGMSSMPLHAYSTAKSAVIMLTRNLAAAWGMENVRVNSVSPGFTLTPAMQAQVENGHRDLSLLEKHSAMGRLVQIDEIVNVVQFLISDLSSAITGANIPVDCGWVQKSTWVSHEQKF, encoded by the coding sequence ATGACCAAAGAAAATACATTACTTGATAATTCAAATGTTGCTGTTGTTACAGGTGGTGCCAGCGGGATTGGTAGAAGTATTGTCATTATGCTGGCGCATCTTGGTTACAAAGTTTATTCATTAGATCTTCATGTTTCAGAAGAGCTATCAGTTGAAAGAAAAGTGGTTCAGATAAGAACTAATGTTACTAAAAAGGAGGACCTCAATAATGTTTGTGAAACTATTCGTTATCAAAATGAGACTATTAGTGCGATTGTCAATTGTGCAGGAATTCTTGAAGTGCCGATGGAGCCGCAAGATATAGAATTTTCAGATTGGGACAAGGTTATATCGGTTGACCTTTCAAGTGTTTTCTATGTTTGTAATTCATTTAAGCCTTTGTTGGCGTCGGATAGTTCATGCATAGTTAATATTGCCTCTATTGCGGGTATGAGTTCTATGCCTTTACATGCTTATAGTACAGCTAAGTCTGCTGTTATTATGTTAACTAGAAACCTGGCTGCGGCTTGGGGTATGGAAAATGTGAGAGTGAATTCAGTTTCTCCAGGTTTTACTCTTACTCCTGCCATGCAGGCCCAAGTAGAAAATGGTCACCGTGACCTCTCTTTGTTAGAAAAGCATTCAGCTATGGGTCGTTTAGTCCAAATTGATGAAATTGTTAACGTAGTGCAGTTTCTAATATCAGATTTGTCCTCTGCTATTACAGGAGCCAATATTCCTGTTGACTGTGGATGGGTTCAGAAAAGTACTTGGGTTTCTCACGAACAAAAATTTTAG
- a CDS encoding IS630 family transposase (programmed frameshift) — protein sequence MTFRFVPSLSDTDLQTLMATYTYGVKPALRRRAHAIVLSHQGHTIDQICKILSVTRETVSLWFDAWEAQGLDGLRDKPRAGRPAIYSDAERERLLELVQEQPHQLKAVQARLQQETGKGACTMTLKRALKKSGYSFKRTRRSLKSQRNETDFRHTQGLLAELQRWEDRGETELYYFDESGFALSSVLPYAWSPIGHPQEMPGYSHSQRLNVLGFLSRQGSLIYHSTMTTITTEVVIEAFDRLIAQKSPDAFAIVVLDNASVHRSKAFRHKELEWMSHRVYLVYLSAYSPELNLIEILWRKVKYEWLPLTAYESFSSLKDYVHKVLSGYGNEYRITFV from the exons ATGACATTCCGCTTTGTGCCTTCCCTATCCGACACAGACCTTCAGACATTGATGGCAACCTATACCTATGGCGTGAAACCCGCCTTGCGTCGTCGGGCTCATGCCATCGTGCTGAGTCACCAAGGTCATACCATCGATCAGATCTGCAAGATTCTGTCCGTTACCCGCGAAACGGTTTCGCTCTGGTTCGATGCTTGGGAGGCACAGGGCCTCGATGGGCTCCGGGACAAGCCTCGCGCCGGGCGACCCGCCATCTATAGTGATGCGGAGCGGGAGCGGTTACTTGAACTCGTACAAGAGCAACCTCATCAGCTGAAGGCCGTCCAGGCACGACTCCAGCAGGAAACCGGAAAAGGTGCCTGTACCATGACGCTCAAGCGAGCATTAAAAAAATCT GGGTATAGCTTTAAGCGCACCCGGCGATCCCTGAAAAGCCAGCGTAACGAGACTGACTTCCGCCATACACAAGGCCTGCTGGCTGAGCTTCAGCGTTGGGAGGATCGGGGCGAGACGGAACTGTACTATTTCGATGAGTCAGGCTTTGCCCTGTCCTCCGTCTTGCCTTACGCCTGGAGCCCTATCGGCCATCCTCAGGAAATGCCGGGCTACTCGCATAGTCAGCGCCTGAACGTACTGGGCTTCTTGAGTCGTCAGGGCTCGCTGATTTACCACTCGACCATGACGACCATCACCACCGAGGTGGTCATTGAGGCTTTTGACCGCCTGATTGCCCAGAAGTCGCCGGACGCTTTTGCCATCGTGGTGCTGGATAATGCCAGTGTCCATCGCTCAAAGGCTTTCCGACATAAGGAGTTGGAATGGATGTCGCACCGTGTGTACCTCGTCTATCTATCTGCTTATTCGCCGGAGCTAAATCTCATCGAGATTCTTTGGCGCAAGGTCAAGTATGAGTGGCTGCCGTTGACGGCTTATGAAAGCTTCTCGTCCTTGAAAGACTATGTCCATAAGGTGTTGTCAGGCTACGGCAACGAATACCGGATTACTTTTGTATAA
- a CDS encoding branched-chain amino acid ABC transporter permease — translation MTYKAKIKTADLTIKKPRVNSLWVLLGVYIVSVVAVVYFTSQHFHSSLVQALIIALMATSVGFLVKQSGLVSFGHALFFGFSAYAIAILTQRFGFSIEIAIVLSIALSILLGLICGFVFIRGIGIAFAMLTLATAQAFHEVALRWRELANGEDGMFINLPESIFGMDSSLLYNPTVMLLITSSVLAAVIVTLTLFSRSKYGLLTMAVRDNEERVRYIGHSAILPRVLIYVISAAISSLGGVLFALYNTFVSPEILHWSFSGEALIMAIIGGVGFIWGPALGAVAFYFLKEMVMGYTAYWAFFMGVLLILVTVVFPGGVAGVMHALYSKCYKIIKTWSNNEQ, via the coding sequence ATGACTTATAAAGCAAAAATTAAAACAGCAGATCTAACTATAAAGAAGCCGAGAGTAAATAGCTTGTGGGTGTTGCTCGGGGTATATATCGTATCTGTTGTAGCCGTAGTATATTTTACATCTCAGCATTTCCACTCATCACTTGTGCAGGCATTGATAATTGCACTTATGGCAACCTCTGTCGGCTTCTTGGTAAAACAAAGCGGCTTAGTTTCTTTTGGACATGCTTTGTTTTTTGGGTTTTCTGCATACGCAATAGCTATTCTCACACAAAGGTTTGGGTTTTCTATAGAGATAGCAATAGTGCTTTCAATTGCATTATCTATTTTACTTGGGCTTATTTGTGGATTTGTGTTTATTAGGGGTATAGGTATTGCCTTTGCAATGCTTACATTAGCGACAGCACAGGCCTTTCATGAAGTGGCTCTGCGCTGGAGGGAGCTAGCAAATGGTGAGGATGGAATGTTTATTAACCTCCCAGAATCCATATTCGGTATGGACTCCAGTCTTCTATATAACCCGACTGTGATGCTGTTAATTACTTCTAGCGTGCTTGCGGCAGTGATAGTTACTTTAACTTTATTTTCACGAAGTAAGTATGGGCTTCTTACTATGGCCGTTCGAGATAATGAAGAACGTGTAAGGTATATCGGACATTCAGCTATCCTTCCTCGTGTCCTCATTTATGTTATATCTGCAGCCATATCTTCACTTGGCGGTGTACTTTTTGCCCTCTATAACACATTCGTCTCACCAGAGATTCTCCATTGGAGCTTTTCAGGAGAAGCTTTGATCATGGCTATAATTGGCGGCGTTGGGTTTATATGGGGGCCCGCACTGGGAGCAGTGGCTTTCTATTTCTTAAAGGAAATGGTGATGGGGTACACAGCATATTGGGCATTTTTCATGGGGGTACTCTTGATACTTGTTACTGTTGTTTTCCCTGGAGGTGTAGCCGGTGTTATGCACGCCTTATACTCTAAATGCTATAAAATTATAAAAACGTGGAGCAACAATGAGCAATAA
- a CDS encoding ABC transporter ATP-binding protein encodes MSLLTFRNVNSFYGKAQVLHDVSFSVNEGDKVGFIGRNGVGKTTVVNSCIGVASVKTGEVLFNGEKQKAIKYHNAALSGISIVPQGRNIFSNLTVKENLIMGLASGRSGYWDLTSVYKLFPILEERQNSMGTAMSGGQQQMLAIGRALMANPKLLILDEPSEGLSPVMVDQLADSLDKLSEQGTSIMLVEQNISLLARCVDSYYLLSKGKIVDSGKINNEYLEELKSHIAI; translated from the coding sequence ATGAGTTTATTAACCTTTAGAAATGTTAATTCATTTTACGGTAAAGCTCAGGTTCTTCATGATGTGAGTTTTTCTGTTAATGAGGGTGATAAAGTTGGTTTTATCGGAAGGAATGGTGTAGGTAAGACTACCGTAGTTAACTCATGCATCGGAGTCGCAAGCGTTAAAACAGGAGAAGTCTTGTTCAATGGAGAAAAACAAAAAGCTATCAAGTATCATAATGCTGCTTTGTCAGGTATTTCCATAGTTCCACAGGGTAGGAATATTTTTTCTAATCTTACAGTAAAGGAAAATTTGATTATGGGGTTAGCCTCTGGAAGGTCCGGGTATTGGGATCTTACTTCAGTATATAAGCTATTCCCGATACTGGAAGAACGACAGAACTCAATGGGTACGGCTATGAGTGGTGGCCAACAGCAAATGTTGGCAATTGGAAGAGCACTCATGGCAAATCCTAAGCTATTAATATTAGATGAGCCTAGTGAAGGTCTGTCTCCAGTGATGGTTGATCAGCTTGCTGATTCATTGGATAAACTTTCGGAACAAGGAACTAGCATAATGTTGGTAGAGCAAAATATATCTTTACTTGCTCGCTGTGTAGATTCTTATTACCTTTTATCTAAAGGCAAAATTGTAGACTCTGGAAAAATCAATAATGAATACTTAGAAGAACTTAAATCCCATATTGCTATATAG
- a CDS encoding branched-chain amino acid ABC transporter permease, producing MEIYILNAIVYGGLHFIIAVGLVLLFGLRQVVNFSHGALFMVGAYIGYMCALKFGFWWAMIATPFVMALLGAVIDRFVFKPLQKEDPIVTVLVTFGILLVLQDMVQFIWGPSILQMRTPSVLEGSISVLGSQFPVYRVFIIIASLLVALGLVAWIRFTKIGLYIRASSLDPVTSGMQGVNPDRLSMIVVAVGVGIAGLAGVLAAPFMSLTPHMGGTVLIDSFIIIATGGLASFSGAFVAAMFIGLLRTFGIVYVPEIASMIPFIAMVAVLIWRPEGLIKVGK from the coding sequence ATGGAGATTTACATACTAAATGCCATTGTATATGGCGGCTTGCATTTCATCATTGCTGTTGGATTAGTTTTACTCTTTGGGCTCAGACAGGTAGTGAATTTTTCACATGGTGCCTTATTTATGGTGGGGGCCTATATAGGCTATATGTGTGCTTTAAAGTTTGGTTTCTGGTGGGCAATGATTGCTACTCCGTTTGTCATGGCACTACTTGGAGCAGTTATAGATAGGTTTGTTTTTAAGCCACTTCAAAAAGAAGATCCCATTGTTACTGTTCTGGTAACGTTTGGAATTCTTTTGGTATTACAAGATATGGTGCAATTTATATGGGGGCCTTCAATATTACAGATGCGTACTCCTTCAGTATTAGAAGGATCAATATCAGTACTTGGTTCTCAGTTTCCAGTCTATAGGGTTTTTATTATTATAGCTTCCCTATTAGTAGCTCTGGGGCTTGTGGCTTGGATCAGATTCACAAAAATTGGTTTGTATATCCGTGCATCTAGTCTTGACCCAGTTACATCCGGCATGCAGGGGGTTAACCCTGATAGACTGTCTATGATTGTCGTCGCAGTTGGTGTAGGTATTGCTGGATTGGCTGGCGTACTAGCAGCACCATTTATGTCCTTAACTCCACACATGGGAGGTACAGTATTAATTGATAGTTTTATAATCATTGCTACAGGAGGGCTTGCAAGTTTCTCGGGGGCTTTTGTAGCTGCCATGTTTATAGGTCTTTTGCGGACTTTTGGCATTGTATATGTACCAGAGATCGCATCAATGATTCCATTCATCGCTATGGTTGCGGTACTTATTTGGCGGCCTGAAGGTTTGATTAAGGTGGGAAAATGA
- a CDS encoding ABC transporter ATP-binding protein translates to MSNKQDPVLTGRSLSRVYGGFYALDNINISLQKAEIKGLIGSNGAGKSTLMDVLCGRGGGKTHGEVLLNGKDIANLSSRKKREQGISRSFQKTNIFQGLTVLEQLSLAGMAAEEDNHHEVIDALELGSIVNLQASEIAHGEQRRLDLALALVGKPEVLLLDEPAAGLTVSESLKLAGLLRDLAKDWSVSVLIVEHDMEVIFSICDSLTVLHLGKKLAEGDPSEVRRDPEVISAFLGSSA, encoded by the coding sequence ATGAGCAATAAACAAGATCCGGTTTTGACTGGGCGATCCCTAAGTAGAGTGTATGGCGGCTTCTATGCATTGGATAACATTAACATCTCCTTACAAAAAGCAGAGATAAAGGGACTAATTGGCTCAAATGGTGCTGGTAAGTCTACTCTGATGGATGTTCTTTGTGGACGTGGTGGAGGAAAAACGCATGGTGAAGTACTACTCAACGGAAAAGATATAGCAAATCTTTCATCTAGGAAAAAAAGGGAGCAAGGAATATCTAGATCTTTTCAAAAGACTAATATATTTCAAGGCTTAACAGTGCTTGAGCAACTAAGTCTCGCAGGGATGGCTGCAGAAGAAGATAACCACCATGAGGTTATAGATGCCCTAGAACTTGGGAGTATTGTTAACTTACAGGCATCAGAAATTGCTCATGGTGAACAGCGACGGCTGGATTTGGCGCTTGCACTTGTCGGTAAGCCAGAAGTTCTCCTCTTAGATGAACCCGCAGCAGGATTAACAGTTTCTGAATCATTGAAACTTGCTGGACTCTTGAGAGATCTTGCTAAGGATTGGAGTGTTTCTGTTCTGATAGTGGAACATGATATGGAAGTAATTTTTTCAATTTGCGATAGTCTTACAGTACTGCATTTAGGAAAAAAACTTGCCGAAGGAGATCCTAGCGAAGTGCGGCGTGATCCTGAGGTTATTAGTGCATTTCTTGGGAGTAGTGCGTAA
- a CDS encoding FAD-dependent oxidoreductase: MDINVDVIVVGGGGAGMSAAIASVENGANTVLLEKNSHLGGTTILSVGSITVSDTQFQARAGIKDSPQEHFNDMSLFIPESMRDKENYELRKVLVDNVKETFEWLQKIGVRFHGPFPEPPHSKKRMHNVIPNSKAYGYYLSRECIRKGVDVKLNTKVTELLYNGDRVVGVQACVDGRASNIYSKYGVVISSGDFSNSESLKAEFRPDVAHVDGYNSSSTGDGQKMAIEIGSEVVNGDLIWGPSLRFKEAPKPSLIKRLPPHPWLTALMQFGLEKLPMKFFRPFILQFMTSSLSPEPSLFERGAILVNEEGDRFSDERNKPEPEVARQKGKLAFIVMDKNLKEKFEEWPNFVSTAPGVAYAYMSDYKKTRSDIFHEGNNLEVLSKRIGVNYRSLKGAVDKVNEERRDGTNGLPEIKEPPFYALGPVMSWVVIAEGGLKVNSEHQVVQKGGCPIKGLYAAGSSGQGGLILAGHGHHIGWAMTSGRRAGKFVVSHN, encoded by the coding sequence ATGGATATTAATGTTGATGTAATTGTAGTTGGGGGAGGTGGTGCAGGGATGTCGGCTGCAATAGCTTCTGTAGAAAATGGAGCGAACACTGTTCTACTTGAAAAAAATTCCCATCTTGGTGGTACAACAATTTTATCTGTTGGATCTATTACAGTTTCAGATACTCAGTTTCAAGCTCGTGCTGGAATTAAGGATAGCCCGCAAGAGCATTTTAATGACATGTCTCTATTTATACCCGAAAGTATGAGAGATAAAGAGAATTATGAACTGAGGAAAGTACTAGTTGATAATGTAAAAGAGACGTTTGAATGGCTACAGAAAATTGGTGTTAGATTTCATGGTCCATTTCCTGAACCACCACATTCTAAAAAAAGGATGCATAATGTTATTCCTAACTCAAAAGCGTATGGTTACTATTTGAGCAGAGAGTGTATCCGTAAAGGTGTAGATGTTAAGCTAAACACAAAAGTTACAGAGTTGCTTTATAATGGAGATCGCGTTGTAGGTGTACAGGCTTGTGTCGATGGCCGCGCGTCTAATATCTACTCTAAATATGGTGTCGTGATTTCCTCGGGTGATTTCAGCAATAGTGAGTCTCTCAAAGCTGAGTTTAGGCCAGATGTTGCCCATGTTGATGGGTATAATTCATCAAGCACTGGTGATGGCCAGAAAATGGCTATTGAAATTGGGAGTGAAGTTGTTAACGGAGATCTCATCTGGGGACCTAGCTTACGCTTCAAAGAAGCTCCAAAGCCCTCATTGATAAAGCGGCTACCTCCTCATCCATGGCTAACTGCATTAATGCAGTTTGGTCTGGAAAAACTTCCTATGAAGTTCTTCAGGCCCTTTATTTTGCAGTTTATGACGTCATCGTTATCACCTGAACCTTCTCTTTTCGAGCGCGGGGCAATTTTGGTGAATGAGGAGGGAGATAGATTCTCCGACGAACGAAATAAGCCAGAGCCGGAAGTTGCTAGGCAAAAAGGAAAACTTGCATTTATTGTTATGGATAAAAACCTTAAGGAGAAGTTTGAGGAGTGGCCGAACTTCGTTTCTACCGCGCCAGGCGTAGCCTATGCTTATATGTCTGACTACAAGAAGACTAGATCTGATATTTTCCATGAAGGTAATAACTTGGAGGTTCTATCTAAAAGAATAGGAGTTAACTATCGATCGCTTAAGGGGGCTGTTGATAAAGTTAATGAAGAAAGGCGTGATGGTACAAATGGTTTGCCTGAAATAAAAGAACCTCCATTTTATGCTCTTGGGCCTGTAATGAGTTGGGTCGTGATCGCCGAAGGTGGGCTAAAGGTTAATTCTGAACATCAGGTGGTTCAAAAGGGCGGATGTCCGATCAAAGGGCTATATGCTGCCGGCTCATCTGGCCAAGGAGGATTGATACTTGCTGGCCATGGCCATCACATCGGATGGGCTATGACTTCAGGCAGGCGTGCTGGGAAATTTGTTGTTTCCCATAACTGA
- a CDS encoding MarR family winged helix-turn-helix transcriptional regulator has translation MDDPSSSNANNVDLEQMLRLYSLPGHLVRRAQQITDALLYEECRQFDLTSVQYAVLIVIRSVPNIDATKLSSLVAYDKSTLGAVLERLVSRGLISRSPSPHDRRSKFINLTPKGNELLEDSAPSIMRVQERILAPLTEQERDVFMSLLKKLVNLNNEYSRSPLLFDPKDFE, from the coding sequence ATGGATGACCCTTCGAGCAGTAATGCAAATAACGTTGACTTAGAACAGATGCTGAGACTTTATTCTCTTCCGGGGCACCTTGTTAGGAGAGCTCAGCAAATTACCGATGCATTACTCTATGAGGAATGCAGACAGTTTGATTTAACATCTGTTCAGTATGCAGTTTTAATTGTTATACGGTCTGTACCGAACATTGATGCCACAAAGCTCTCTAGTCTAGTTGCTTATGATAAGTCAACGCTTGGTGCTGTTTTGGAAAGACTGGTTTCACGTGGTCTTATTTCTAGGTCGCCAAGCCCGCATGACAGACGGTCAAAGTTTATAAATCTAACACCAAAAGGGAATGAGCTTTTAGAGGATTCTGCTCCGTCAATCATGCGTGTGCAAGAAAGAATATTGGCACCGCTAACTGAGCAGGAGAGAGATGTTTTTATGTCTCTTTTGAAAAAGCTTGTTAATTTGAATAACGAGTATTCTCGCTCCCCTCTTTTGTTTGATCCTAAAGACTTTGAATAA